The genomic interval CAACCCCGAAAGTAAAATGTTTGCATCAGTTTTAcattaaaagtttcaaaatgtCTGTGTCGTTTTTATTTGGgtttaaacaaaatgaaatggGGAAAAGAATACTTTGATAATGGCTAGGAGTGTGGGAAATAAGGGccagatgaaatatttttcgtaaacGAATTTGAAATtgactaaaaaaatgttttaagataaaaaagaattcattagaaatgtattttatgaagaatatATGATTACGGCGATCTTAGTttggtaaaaagaaattttaaagtAACAACCTAAATCTCGTTTATGATgcatatttgattttaaaaaaaattattggaaagatatatttttaagtgAGTGTTTAGTCTcatttaataatgataaatttgtttttcatttgataataatcattaaaattagaaacttttgtTTATGAAAACTCACCGTTTACAGATAGTTATTGCTAGAATCACAACAAATCCATTCAATTCACACACACATTTacttgttttgaataaaattgaaaaaaccgacacgaaaaaatctttttgaggtttaaaataattatttgtataattaaaaaCGGGAGCTTCACTACTGACCGCGTTACTTCCCTAGACCATCATAAAAGAACATATGAATGTCGAATATGGAGCGTCATCGTGGGACTACATAAAAAAACCGccaaaatgttaaaaataaatgaaaattaaaaattttctaattaaattatcggaaaattttgtaaaagtaaaaaatatttaactaattagtagttaaatttaattattagaaaagttttttctaacctaaaactaattagaaaatttcgttttacaggggttgaattaaatttaatcaCACAAACCTCAAATAACAAGAGCAAACATCAAtgtaatatttccatttttgaaaAGTAGGGtagtaataagtaataaatgaaaacacgaaatttattttattttctgtaatttacaaaaataagtaGGGCCgtaattttgtttcatagacGGTACGATTAAATGACCATATCTCAATATATTCGCATCTGCATATTCATACACCCTTTTCGTTTGTAATAAAGCTTGAGATAGATccctaaataataaaaacacgtaaaattataaacgaattttttttttaatatactaaCTTGACGATAAATTCCATGTTGGTTTCTTCCCAAGCTTGCTTCAGAGCCATGTGTACGACCCCGTCGTTTTGGATAGGGCTCAAAGAACAAGTCGAATACACAACTACGCCTCCTATTTTCACCAATTTGAAAGCTTGAAAAAGGAGTTGTCTTTGAAGTTCCGGTAATTGGAGTCTTTCCTTGATCCTCGAAGGTTTGAAAATGTTGTTATCGTTTTCATGTAGGGAATGTCTATCTGTAGTACAAGGAACATCGACCTATCAATggtatttgaataatttgttaaaataagaCTAAAATGCCGGGCTTACCAATATCCTATCAAAAGTATCTTCTTCTATAATTCTCCCATCATAATTGGTTAATCTAATTTTACCTGTTTGAAGCCATTTTTTGTCGAAATCAAACAAGAATTGTTTATAAACGTTATCGATCCTATTAGCCCTAGAATAAGATATATCGTTTGATACAATACTGGAGGGATACAAAGTTTGTAGTGCTAGGAGACTTTTACCACCAGGAGCTGCGCACATGTCCAAAATTCTATTACCAGGTTTGATATCTAATGCTAAAACCGGTAGAACTGAACCGCCGTCcattaaataatagttataaacGCCTGGAATAGTAATATGGTTTCGgtaaatgcaaataaaatatttgtcgtCTATTACCTGTTATAGATTTTTTTGGTGATGGAAATTCACTTTTATTCCCTTCTTCgaagcaataaatatttaaatgatcAGGAAAATGAAAGTCGTATTCTTTTTCAACATTTACGCCGAATTGTGTATTTTGATCGTACAATTTATAATGAGTAGATTCTAATAGAAAGTCCTCTTTGCCTTTAATTTTAGTCGTCGGGAtaaattcgtataaaatttctgTGGAAAGAGCATCTTGAACGTTTACTAATCGTCTAGTATCGTATTCCGCCTTTTCGAGACTACTTTTTAGCGAAAGATCTTTGGCTTGTAACTTTCGAGTTTCAACTATTGCATCTTTAGGCTGATTATCGAATTCTTGAACGGTTTCCAATACTTCTTCTACGATATcgatattttctgttttttctcgaatgtaacttttttctaaatcgAATAAGACGCGCATATTTAAAGCCCCTTTGAGTTCCAAATTGTATTTAGTATCTTCAATATCTCCGTAATAGTTGAGTACGgctacatatttatttttacataataacGCTCTACGAATCGCTAACCAATTTTTACCAAATACTTGTTCATAAAAATCGTCGAAATGGTTTAGGGCTTTATCGACAGGATGTACTTTCTTTCGAACGACAGACTACaacgttttaattttattttataaaatgttatttatcgAATAAAATTACTCTCACCCAATGATTTGGCGGATGTTTATATCTAACGAGTATTTTAGTTTCTCgtgttaaatatttcaaaatactataAGAATACATATTTGTAAAGCATAACCTAACATTTTTGACCTaagaaattcttctttttttcaacGATCGTTTCATCTACTAATTCTTCTTTTCGAGAGTGACTCTTTTTACTGCGAATTCAGGCacttaaataaaaagtacaGAGCCGGCTCCGATAATGTTCGTATCGTAGGAAgggttttttaaataatttcaagcCATCGAAGTGAAGTAGTAATTctattgtaaatatatacatgtaaacaataaaatattgcaaTGATACCAAACAATTACAgaagatatttgtttttttttcttttaaatgatATACAAAATACGATTCGCGTAATCATAAATTATATACAAGGCgtttttttccttaaaaatgTATACTCTTATTACTGCAATAATAGTTACAATAATTAGTATTACTAATATgaaggtttatttatttttttgttaactgGGATagtataaatgaaataatcacagtatttttattttttccatcttATTACCGGGTAAAAATGACCAATCGAAAAAATTAACATccctttaaaaaaatagtatttccTACTACAATTATACATATACAAGCACGATGGGTAATACAACgaacacataaaaaaaatatacagatatgaacacaaaatttaaaaaaaaagctcTAATAAATAGTTTACTAAATATCGTCTCGCTACAGCGGATCTTCCATTTAACACAGCTCTTCAAAAGAATATACACTAACAGAACGACATCTTCTTACACTAAACTATACTACGTTTagtatattttcagtttttcagtaGTTTGTTATGGATTTTTGATGGAATATATTTCCCCACGGatcttcttatatatatatatatatatatatatatatatatatatatatatatatatatatatatatatatatatataagtcgttaacatttgttattttcaaaaaaataaaacgacgACGAAAAATTTCTAACTTGTATGTAGTAAGAAGATGCATGTTGTTCCGATTCTCttaaaaaatctattagaaACTCGTAATCGTAAAATATAATGCGAGGGGTGGTTTTTCGGTTTTCTATAGAGCGTTTCGATGAGGCACCCAAGTTTTTTCGGTGTGATCGAATCGATGGGCCAGCCATTGCTGTTCCAACAGTTTGTATCGGGCCGTACTAAGGTACAAAGGTTTACCGCGTCTGAAAAACATGcaccaataaatatttatactatttaGAATCGAATATAAATCAAGGACCTATGGAAGGCTCATAGGACCATGTATTAAGCGTTAGTACGGCAGTAGTAAACTATCGAATTGAAGATAGATATCGATAAAATTCATAACGATATTGGACTCACTTTAAATCTCTGTCTTCTTCTTCGAAATCGTCCAAATATAAGGATCCCCACAGGCAGGCCCTGTGTCCTCTAATGACTATAATATAAGTTGAAGTAACGACTAGAAAGATGCCTGTACCGGCTCCGCATTCTGCCGCGTGCGCCACCGCCTCGCAAACGTTCTGTTGTTTACAACAATTCTGCTTCAAACAAACAATAGTACCGCATAAAAGACATATACTAGTCTCTTGAGCTACCGATTGGCATTGTCTACAAGGTCTCTCGTGATAATACTGAAACCGAAAAATAAGGATCAACACTCCACCGCGAATAGTAAACGATTTAAAACGATATACTACTTACGGTGAATATCCTTTCGTATTCCCTAGGTAATTGCAACAACCTCGGCGGATACCACATTATGTGTTGTTCGGCGAGGAATCCTTTGGCAGCCAATTGACTCTTTCCTATAAATATACCCAACTGTTCGCACCAATTTCGCGGCGTCTTCATTTCCAGACCTAAATCCATCGTCCAAGTCAATGCTACCGAAGCGTTAAACCAACCCCAATCCATCGATTCCGTTActaattctaaataataaacGAGCCGAACGAATTCGTTGTTTTGTTCGTATATATCCGGTAAGGGTTGTTGATAGAGGTGGTGTTTCAACAAAGCCGCTATACGAAGGAAGGGCAGGCACAATTTTTGTACCTAAAATTAAAACGAGGGTTAATAGACAAAGTAATTACCACTACtgctaataataataaacctGTAATTCCAGTCCGATCATATTAACTTTAACGGATTTGTCACTATAACTTTCGCTATCGTCATTATCGTCCATATAAAGATCCGTTTGTCCTAAACATTCGTTGATAAGTCCGAGAGCATCCGTTAAATTATTAACGTGTTCTTTGTTCGCCCCGACGGCGGCTTTGGCTCTTTCCGCTCCCGTTAAACCGCAAGACAGTTGCGCCACCACTTGATAATACAAAAGATTATATACCATTTGCACGGTGGTTGTAAAATAAGCTGAAAATGTAGgttatatatattgataaaataaaaaatttctctaaagATTAAATATTACTTTGATCTAACGGCATGGGTAACAACAACACATACTGCAGCAATAAAGCGATAGGATCCCTTAATAAGAGGGGTACTTCCCTTTCGATGGGCGCTATAGTGGTGACGGATACTTTAGAGGACATGCCGCATAATTGTTGGAAACTCATCCAGGCCGGCCACATAGCGAGGACGCGCGCCACTCTAGCGTGAACGGCCAACACGTGAAGAAGAGGAACTGAAACGAtggtaaaaagaaaagaaattattttcacataGTATGTATATACAAaagtttctcaatttttttattacctatGCAATCTCTTTTCGGTAAAAGAGCCGAACTATTAGGAAACTGCACCAAGGATCCGCCTCTTTGGATCAATTCCACTTCCAGATTCGTTCTAGCTATCGATGTAACGAAAAGGAGTAAACTTTGTAAAATGAtcggtttttcattttttaatttgaatctCGCTTTCAACTGAGTACTATTAGACATATCCTCCATTGCTTTACCTATTGCTTCCAACATTTTCATAGTAttctaaaaaaacaaatgaaataaaaaaggaaaaagacgtcgattcaatttttcaataaaaacattttcaatggcTTACAGGTTTCCTATCGTTTTCTCTCAAAAAATTACTGAGTTCTTCTAATATATGCGACATATTTCCCGAAGGTCTAGATCTCACCATTTGCGTTTTATCCCCTAATTGTGAGGATAGAGGTAAAAACGAATTTGCTAACTGTCTGCACAAAGGACACAAATATTCACccctaaaataatttattagatatCATACAATCGTACACACatgtttttagttaaagtttagTTACTTTTCGGGAGATAAAGTCAATTGCCTTTGTTGCGTCCTCAATGACGATAAATAAGATTCTAAACAATCTAAATGGAGGTGATGTCCGCACGTTTGGACGTGTACCCCACCATCCCATCCTTGATTCAGAGATAAGAACCAGGATTcctgaaaattaattataaatattagaaattacaCTGTGAAGAATGTGTCCTTTAGGGTAAAAAGGGGGACATGATCTAGCTATTCGCTAGAATAATGGAAGTTCAAAAATCTCTCACAAGTATATGATA from Diorhabda sublineata isolate icDioSubl1.1 chromosome 8, icDioSubl1.1, whole genome shotgun sequence carries:
- the LOC130447735 gene encoding 5-methylcytosine rRNA methyltransferase NSUN4 translates to MYSYSILKYLTRETKILVRYKHPPNHWSVVRKKVHPVDKALNHFDDFYEQVFGKNWLAIRRALLCKNKYVAVLNYYGDIEDTKYNLELKGALNMRVLFDLEKSYIREKTENIDIVEEVLETVQEFDNQPKDAIVETRKLQAKDLSLKSSLEKAEYDTRRLVNVQDALSTEILYEFIPTTKIKGKEDFLLESTHYKLYDQNTQFGVNVEKEYDFHFPDHLNIYCFEEGNKSEFPSPKKSITGVYNYYLMDGGSVLPVLALDIKPGNRILDMCAAPGGKSLLALQTLYPSSIVSNDISYSRANRIDNVYKQFLFDFDKKWLQTGKIRLTNYDGRIIEEDTFDRILVDVPCTTDRHSLHENDNNIFKPSRIKERLQLPELQRQLLFQAFKLVKIGGVVVYSTCSLSPIQNDGVVHMALKQAWEETNMEFIVKDLSQALLQTKRVYEYADANILRYGHLIVPSMKQNYGPTYFCKLQKIK